Proteins encoded by one window of Babylonia areolata isolate BAREFJ2019XMU chromosome 8, ASM4173473v1, whole genome shotgun sequence:
- the LOC143285032 gene encoding beta-1,3-galactosyltransferase 1-like: MFPRIPRLLRLALLVVLLSLSLLFVLRAGGDQRGHPNHHHHPSDLLRLRPSPLLQGHPLLAASRQSHTAPPKARVPPSVYRNTHHNRTVVAASAESKTTARDSHVVNPHPFAYLINPRHACRAEHGRRVEMLVYVHSAPANFKKRMSIRQTWGEQDVLAAFNATLVFIMGMVPDTQLTDLVHMESERFGDVVQEDFLDSYRNLTYKAIAGLKWAAGFCPGVSYILKTDDDILVNMPRVVRHIQHVVRPQYGTQRLILCNQWVRMKIIRDTKSKWYIPEKDLKGDYFSPYCSGSAFILSGDMARLLYEASLVTPFFWVDDFYITGELVQHLGIKHRSLNKAYSLNPAVAESKYHNDASGDLFFFHLHKLRLMYNLWRNMSAVIGGPATTARALGVTRSRSVLPVARAA, from the coding sequence ATGTTTCCCCGGATCCCGCGCCTGCTGCGACTGGCCCTGCTCGtcgtcctcctctccctctcgctcctcTTCGTGCTCAGGGCAGGGGGAGACCAGCGCggccaccccaaccaccaccaccacccctccgacCTCCTCCGTCTCCGCCCCTCCCCGCTCCTGCAGGGCCACCCGCTGCTGGCGGCGTCCCGCCAGTCCCACACCGCGCCGCCCAAGGCGAGGGTACCCCCCAGCGTCTACCGCAACACGCATCACAACAGAACGGTGGTGGCAGCGTCCGCCGAGTCCAAGACCACGGCCCGGGACAGCCACGTGGTCAACCCGCACCCGTTCGCCTACCTCATCAACCCCCGCCACGCCTGCCGCGCGGAGCACGGGCGGCGCGTGGAGATGCTGGTGTACGTGCACTCGGCGCCCGCCAACTTCAAGAAGCGCATGAGCATCCGGCAGACGTGGGGGGAGCAGGACGTGCTGGCGGCCTTCAACGCCACGCTGGTGTTCATCATGGGCATGGTGCCCGACACGCAGCTCACCGACCTCGTGCACATGGAGAGCGAGCGCTTCGGCGACGTGGTGCAGGAGGACTTCCTCGACAGCTACCGCAACCTGACCTACAAGGCCATCGCCGGCCTCAAGTGGGCCGCCGGGTTCTGCCCGGGCGTCAGCTACATCCTCAAGACGGACGACGACATCCTGGTGAACATGCCCCGCGTGGTGCGGCACATCCAGCACGTGGTGCGGCCCCAGTACGGCACGCAGCGCCTCATTCTATGCAACCAGTGGGTGCGCATGAAAATCATCCGGGACACCAAGTCCAAGTGGTACATCCCGGAGAAGGACCTCAAGGGGGACTACTTCTCCCCGTACTGCTCGGGTTCGGCGTTCATCCTGAGCGGGGACATGGCCAGGCTGCTGTACGAGGCCTCGCTGGTGACGCCCTTCTTCTGGGTGGACGATTTCTACATCACGGGCGAGCTGGTGCAGCACCTGGGCATCAAGCACCGCAGCCTCAACAAGGCCTACTCCCTCAACCCGGCCGTGGCAGAGTCCAAGTACCACAACGACGCGTCCGGAGACCTCTTCTTTTTCCACCTCCATAAACTGCGGCTCATGTACAACCTGTGGAGGAACATGTCGGCGGTCATCGGCGGCCCGGCCACCACGGCGCGCGCTCTCGGTGTCACGCGCTCCAGATCCGTCCTTCCGGTCGCACGTGCCGCGTGA